A single region of the Duganella sp. BuS-21 genome encodes:
- a CDS encoding 5'-nucleotidase: MAYPIEHKLVIGIASSALFDLTASHQVYLESGAEAYRKYQEQQIGTVLDKGVAFPFIRRFLSINKHLPQASPVEVVLFSRNSPETGLRVMNSIAHYGLDISRACFLTGGAPYTYLPAFNTSLFLSANEEDVRKALAANFPAGLVLPSRTEDDDADGELRIAFDFDGVIADDESETVFKRNNDVDEFHAHETARAAIPHQPGPLADLFRKLSLMQQMEEDAQRADPAYKKILRIAIITARSAPAHERVVTTLKSWGVSANETFFLGGMEKARVLGIFKPHMFFDDQLSHLKSPAGNIPMVHIPFGIANRV; the protein is encoded by the coding sequence ATGGCCTATCCTATCGAGCACAAACTGGTGATCGGCATCGCCTCCAGCGCCCTGTTTGACCTGACCGCCTCGCACCAGGTCTACCTGGAAAGCGGGGCCGAAGCCTACCGCAAATACCAGGAACAGCAGATCGGCACCGTGCTCGACAAGGGCGTCGCCTTCCCCTTCATCCGGCGCTTCCTCAGCATCAACAAGCACCTCCCGCAGGCATCGCCGGTGGAAGTGGTGCTGTTTTCGCGCAACTCGCCGGAAACCGGGCTGCGCGTGATGAATTCGATCGCCCACTACGGACTGGACATCTCGCGCGCCTGCTTCCTGACCGGCGGCGCGCCCTACACCTACCTGCCGGCCTTCAACACCTCGCTGTTCCTGAGCGCCAACGAGGAAGACGTGCGCAAGGCGTTGGCCGCCAACTTCCCGGCCGGCCTGGTGCTGCCCTCGCGCACCGAGGACGACGACGCCGACGGTGAACTACGCATCGCCTTCGACTTCGACGGCGTGATTGCCGACGACGAATCGGAAACCGTCTTCAAGCGCAACAACGACGTCGACGAATTCCACGCGCACGAAACCGCGCGCGCCGCCATCCCGCACCAGCCAGGGCCGCTGGCGGACCTGTTCCGCAAGCTGTCGCTGATGCAGCAGATGGAGGAAGACGCGCAGCGCGCCGACCCGGCCTACAAAAAGATCCTGCGCATCGCCATTATCACGGCGCGCAGCGCGCCGGCGCACGAGCGGGTGGTGACCACGCTGAAAAGCTGGGGCGTCTCGGCCAACGAAACCTTCTTCCTGGGCGGGATGGAAAAAGCGCGGGTGCTCGGCATCTTCAAGCCGCACATGTTCTTCGACGACCAGCTAAGCCACCTGAAGTCGCCGGCCGGGAATATCCCTATGGTGCACATCCCATTCGGCATCGCCAACCGCGTATAA
- a CDS encoding GGDEF domain-containing protein, whose product MLNPDTLLLVQICVTLLTTALLVASACYTDSPPEQRWWAAGNVAASAGMVMCNMESLPALLGSILGYGVIAFGLGLVLRGLRVYCSSTLSWTNIAIITGIALIISAYYTLVAPSLRARLCFSGFYFGLLNWFCAAAILRRRGWRVSGIAAGGFLLLGLALFLRGMHMLTQSGPADAASSLIIGLSALVVPLAQMCIAFGLILMVMWRYAERLRRLSTLDALTGALNRAGLEMQGKRTGLRAQRGGRSLAVIMIDVDYFKVINDTYGHPVGDEVLRHLARLLRLELRPHDLLARFGGEEFVLVLDGVDHAQALSVAERLRARIEYEMVELDKLSVRYTASMGVACSDQHDYDLIRLISAGDAAMYQAKRAGRNRVMAG is encoded by the coding sequence GTGCTCAATCCCGACACTCTTTTACTGGTGCAAATTTGCGTAACGCTGCTGACCACGGCGTTGCTGGTGGCTTCCGCCTGTTACACCGACAGCCCGCCCGAGCAGCGCTGGTGGGCGGCCGGCAATGTGGCGGCCTCGGCCGGCATGGTGATGTGCAATATGGAGAGCCTGCCGGCGCTGCTCGGCAGCATCCTCGGCTATGGCGTGATCGCGTTCGGGCTGGGCCTGGTGTTGCGCGGCCTGCGCGTGTATTGCTCCAGCACCTTGTCCTGGACGAATATCGCCATCATCACCGGCATTGCGCTCATCATCAGCGCCTATTACACGCTGGTGGCGCCGAGCCTGCGCGCCAGGCTGTGCTTCAGCGGTTTCTATTTCGGCCTGCTCAACTGGTTCTGCGCGGCCGCCATCCTGCGGCGCCGCGGCTGGCGCGTGTCGGGCATCGCGGCGGGCGGCTTCCTGCTGCTGGGCCTGGCGTTGTTTTTGCGCGGCATGCACATGCTGACGCAGTCCGGGCCGGCCGACGCCGCCAGCTCGCTGATCATCGGCCTGAGCGCGCTGGTGGTGCCGCTGGCGCAGATGTGCATCGCCTTCGGCCTGATCCTGATGGTGATGTGGCGCTACGCCGAGCGCCTGCGGCGCCTGTCGACGCTGGATGCGCTGACCGGGGCGCTCAACCGCGCCGGCCTGGAGATGCAGGGCAAGCGCACCGGCCTGCGCGCCCAGCGCGGCGGCCGCAGCCTGGCGGTGATCATGATCGATGTCGATTACTTCAAGGTCATCAACGATACCTACGGCCATCCGGTCGGCGACGAGGTGCTGCGCCACCTGGCGCGCTTGCTGCGGCTGGAATTGCGTCCGCACGACCTGCTGGCGCGCTTCGGCGGCGAGGAGTTCGTGCTGGTGCTCGACGGCGTCGACCACGCGCAGGCCCTGAGCGTGGCCGAGCGCCTGCGCGCCCGCATCGAATATGAAATGGTCGAGCTCGACAAGCTGTCGGTGCGCTACACGGCCAGCATGGGGGTGGCCTGCTCGGACCAGCACGACTACGACCTGATTCGCCTGATCTCGGCCGGCGACGCCGCCATGTACCAAGCCAAACGGGCCGGACGCAACCGTGTCATGGCCGGCTGA